The proteins below are encoded in one region of Ferruginibacter lapsinanis:
- a CDS encoding NAD(P)-binding protein, producing the protein MSLTDITKPVDLLTHAEGTGPKRLRQPVYVDFMPPCNSACPSGENIQGWMAHAQAGDYFEAFQTLVEDNPFPGIMGRVCVKPCETGCNRNHIDTTVNIHAVERYIGDEAIQQGWPIRYKAKPTGKRVLVVGAGPGGLSAAYQLARMGHTVEVFDANDNPGGLLWTGVPDYRLPKEILDAEVNRIVKMGVTIRVNYKVHDVLMEKQDGNFDAVYLSTGAQLIHRESFQNDNSLYVTDAFSFFKEVKSNPTIYESKKVVVYGGGKLSLYLSRIIKRLGSQVAVYFHGDKKMMPAYDYETEDALAEGVDVQLFRRISKIENKKVVLELTKVEKGKVAGTNEFEITDADIVIIANQQESDSGYLRSAGSIVTNTDGTVVIDAQRMTGYEGIFAGGDMLPGENRSSTIAIGHGKKAAKYINGYIMQDPYLKPEKHPTAGYRKLHMWYKTDAPQKEQDKLAPDVAVQSFEEVIGGLSESETRFEAQRCLSCGNCFECDGCFGACPEDAIIKLGKGNRYKFNLDACTGCAVCYEQCPCHAIEMINEPINSTNNV; encoded by the coding sequence ATGTCTTTAACTGACATTACCAAGCCCGTCGACCTTTTAACGCATGCAGAAGGTACAGGTCCCAAACGTCTTCGTCAACCTGTATATGTTGACTTTATGCCTCCCTGCAATAGCGCTTGTCCTTCGGGTGAAAATATTCAGGGTTGGATGGCGCATGCCCAGGCCGGAGATTATTTCGAAGCTTTTCAAACACTGGTAGAAGATAATCCGTTTCCTGGAATCATGGGGAGGGTTTGTGTGAAACCATGCGAAACAGGTTGTAACAGAAATCATATCGATACAACAGTAAATATTCATGCTGTAGAAAGATATATCGGAGATGAGGCCATACAACAAGGATGGCCTATTCGCTATAAAGCTAAACCAACTGGTAAAAGGGTGTTGGTTGTTGGAGCAGGTCCAGGAGGTTTATCAGCCGCTTATCAATTAGCAAGAATGGGACATACGGTTGAAGTATTTGATGCCAATGATAATCCCGGAGGATTACTGTGGACAGGTGTTCCTGATTATCGGTTGCCTAAAGAAATTTTAGATGCAGAAGTGAATCGTATTGTAAAAATGGGGGTTACCATTCGTGTGAATTATAAAGTGCATGATGTATTGATGGAAAAGCAAGATGGCAACTTTGATGCTGTATATCTTTCTACCGGCGCACAGTTAATTCATCGGGAATCATTTCAAAATGATAACTCATTGTATGTAACGGATGCCTTTTCATTTTTTAAAGAAGTAAAATCTAACCCAACTATTTATGAAAGTAAAAAAGTAGTGGTATATGGAGGAGGTAAACTCTCTTTATACCTGTCTCGTATAATCAAAAGATTGGGTTCACAGGTGGCTGTATATTTTCATGGAGATAAAAAAATGATGCCGGCATATGATTACGAAACAGAAGATGCCTTGGCAGAAGGAGTAGATGTGCAATTGTTCAGACGCATCAGTAAAATAGAAAATAAAAAAGTAGTGCTGGAGCTAACAAAGGTGGAGAAGGGGAAAGTTGCAGGTACAAATGAATTTGAGATCACAGATGCTGATATAGTAATTATAGCAAATCAGCAGGAGTCTGATTCCGGCTACTTGCGTTCTGCCGGTAGCATTGTAACCAATACAGACGGAACTGTAGTTATTGATGCACAAAGGATGACTGGTTATGAAGGAATTTTTGCCGGAGGCGATATGCTACCAGGCGAAAACAGAAGCTCTACCATAGCAATAGGACACGGAAAAAAAGCGGCCAAATATATTAATGGCTATATAATGCAGGATCCCTATTTAAAACCCGAGAAGCATCCTACTGCCGGCTATAGAAAATTGCATATGTGGTATAAGACCGATGCGCCACAAAAAGAACAGGATAAACTTGCTCCTGATGTGGCAGTGCAAAGTTTTGAAGAAGTGATCGGCGGACTGTCAGAATCTGAAACAAGATTTGAAGCACAACGTTGTTTGAGTTGTGGTAATTGTTTTGAGTGTGATGGATGTTTTGGAGCTTGTCCCGAAGATGCAATTATTAAATTAGGTAAAGGCAACCGATACAAATTCAATTTAGATGCCTGCACCGGTTGTGCAGTATGTTATGAACAATGTCCTTGTCACGCTATAGAAATGATTAATGAACCAATTAATTCAACCAACAATGTCTGA